A window of Sporocytophaga myxococcoides contains these coding sequences:
- a CDS encoding phage tail protein, producing the protein MADTQWPIPKFHFSVEIGGTSVGFQEVSGLSMETQFIEYRAGNDSTFLTQKIPGLKKNGNITLKKGMFHGDELFWHWWNDVQVNKERRETVIINLLDEEGNPLFTWTVNNAFPIKFSAPDLKSDANEVAIETLELAHEGIVQTLA; encoded by the coding sequence ATGGCAGATACACAATGGCCCATTCCTAAGTTCCACTTTTCAGTAGAAATAGGAGGAACTTCAGTTGGATTCCAGGAGGTTTCTGGATTAAGCATGGAAACTCAATTTATTGAGTACCGCGCAGGAAATGATTCAACATTTTTAACTCAGAAAATACCAGGTCTTAAAAAGAACGGAAACATCACATTGAAGAAAGGTATGTTTCATGGAGATGAATTATTCTGGCATTGGTGGAATGATGTTCAGGTAAATAAAGAAAGAAGGGAAACTGTAATCATTAACTTACTTGATGAAGAAGGAAATCCTCTTTTTACATGGACTGTCAACAATGCATTCCCAATTAAGTTCTCTGCACCTGATTTAAAATCAGATGCAAATGAAGTGGCAATAGAGACCCTTGAGCTTGCTCATGAAGGTATAGTGCAGACTCTTGCTTAA
- the vgrG gene encoding type VI secretion system tip protein VgrG, whose product MSKSLIENDTSLVTYEILTDGTLIPGQHQVTSINVSRAVNRIGTATVTIADGGFTGLADDFPSANSGIFDPGKKITIKAGYHAKNEVIFEGIIVKQGLSLSPDSRRLIVDCKEEAYKMALARNNAIFLDKTDSQVISELIGNSGLEATVTSTDATHPELVQYFCSDWDYMLMRADFNGHIVVTDGSKVKVGNPDVSSAPVVEVVNGQTLMEIDIEIDARNQFPKVTSVAWDVANQKILEANSGSVTIPAVGITPAKLSSVHGIQEYQLQTPANLPNNVLQAWATGKLTRSKLSMLQGHAKFIGSSLVKPDIVLTLKGLSDHFNGDVYVSAVNHVLEEGEWYTQASFGISFKSYSEANNDIDAPAASGITAGIRGLQTAIVKKIDEDPAGQHRIQISYPTLKQDNMGVWARLSTFYATNGSGTFFIPEINDEVVIGFLNEDPEQPIILGSVYSAKNVPAFTSEAKNNTKSFVTRSKMKMTFDEEKKIITIITPGNNSIVLDDDKGAITAIDKNNNKMEMNDAGITFDCVKDFTIKAQGKVIIEAQQDIQAKATGNLKGEGMAVELKGSTKFAAEAAMAELKGSGQTVIKGGVVMIN is encoded by the coding sequence ATGAGTAAGTCCCTGATAGAAAATGATACCAGTTTAGTAACTTATGAAATTCTTACTGACGGTACACTGATTCCTGGTCAACATCAGGTAACCTCAATAAATGTTTCAAGGGCAGTTAATAGAATAGGTACAGCTACTGTTACTATTGCGGATGGTGGATTTACCGGATTAGCCGATGATTTCCCTTCTGCTAATTCAGGCATTTTTGATCCTGGAAAGAAAATAACAATTAAAGCCGGCTATCATGCTAAAAATGAAGTAATTTTTGAAGGCATTATTGTAAAACAAGGATTAAGCCTTTCCCCTGATAGTCGTAGGCTGATTGTTGATTGTAAAGAAGAGGCTTATAAGATGGCTCTCGCAAGGAACAATGCAATATTTCTTGACAAAACAGATAGTCAGGTTATATCAGAACTGATCGGTAATAGTGGACTTGAGGCGACAGTAACTTCAACTGACGCAACACATCCGGAACTTGTACAATATTTTTGTTCAGATTGGGATTATATGCTGATGAGAGCCGACTTCAATGGACATATTGTAGTTACAGATGGGAGCAAAGTTAAAGTTGGTAATCCTGATGTTTCTTCTGCTCCGGTTGTGGAAGTGGTGAATGGGCAGACTTTAATGGAAATAGACATTGAAATAGATGCTAGAAATCAATTTCCAAAAGTAACAAGTGTAGCATGGGATGTTGCCAATCAAAAGATTCTGGAGGCAAATTCCGGAAGTGTGACTATACCAGCCGTAGGTATTACTCCTGCTAAATTAAGTAGCGTACATGGAATACAGGAATATCAGCTTCAGACACCAGCAAATTTACCTAATAATGTCCTTCAGGCTTGGGCAACAGGTAAATTGACGAGATCTAAATTATCTATGTTGCAAGGGCATGCAAAATTTATTGGTAGTTCCCTAGTGAAGCCGGATATCGTTTTAACATTAAAAGGCCTTAGTGATCATTTTAATGGTGATGTATATGTAAGTGCAGTAAACCATGTTCTTGAAGAGGGTGAGTGGTATACGCAAGCAAGCTTTGGGATTTCTTTTAAATCTTATTCTGAAGCGAATAATGACATTGATGCTCCTGCTGCCAGCGGAATAACTGCGGGTATCAGAGGGCTCCAGACTGCAATTGTAAAAAAAATCGATGAAGATCCCGCAGGGCAGCATAGGATACAGATTAGTTATCCAACATTGAAACAGGATAATATGGGAGTCTGGGCAAGGCTTTCTACCTTTTATGCAACGAATGGGTCCGGGACTTTTTTTATTCCTGAAATAAATGATGAAGTTGTTATTGGTTTTTTAAATGAAGATCCTGAACAGCCTATTATTTTAGGATCTGTATATAGTGCTAAAAATGTTCCTGCCTTCACTTCTGAAGCAAAAAATAATACTAAATCATTTGTAACCAGAAGTAAAATGAAAATGACTTTCGATGAAGAAAAGAAAATCATTACAATCATTACTCCGGGCAACAATAGTATTGTATTGGACGATGATAAGGGTGCCATAACAGCCATCGACAAGAATAATAATAAAATGGAGATGAATGATGCAGGGATAACCTTTGACTGTGTCAAGGATTTTACAATTAAAGCTCAGGGGAAAGTGATAATTGAAGCGCAGCAGGATATTCAGGCTAAAGCTACAGGTAATCTTAAAGGAGAAGGAATGGCTGTGGAACTAAAAGGGAGTACAAAATTTGCCGCTGAAGCAGCAATGGCTGAACTTAAAGGTTCTGGCCAGACTGTTATAAAAGGCGGAGTAGTGATGATTAATTGA
- a CDS encoding phage tail sheath family protein, whose protein sequence is MAQTLATPGVYIEEKNAFPNSVAGIPTAIPAFIGYTEKAIREGESLINQPVRITSLAEYHSIFGAGVKTTFSIQQSQGASFDFQVDGASYKLVQDSESRFLFYDSLRLFFANGGGTCYIVSVGTYYKAESSQSEDDFYSSGSGPKLNSISKKALEDGLTALISEEEPTMVVIPEAVELEEGDCFALQQAIIAHCGYKMKNRFAILDVFKGTAARTYDRNDVITRFREGVGSNFLAYGSAYYPFLNTSIVQNEEVSFKNISNLDVLESLLNKEVDRSTDDKKKSDEIKAEIRKISNPDADADGVNQTLKVVSPVFKSILTKVRNLLNVLPPSPAMAGIYTAIDNSRGVWKAPANTSIASVISPVVKLTHDDQEDLNLTVTGKSVNAIRSFIGQGTIVWGARTLDGNSQDWRYINVRRTLIFIEQSIKYAAKAYVYEPNTSNTWVLVKSMISSFLNDLWKLGGLVGASPEQAYQVEIGLGSTMTPNDVLDGVMRISVKVAISRPAEFIVITFQQKMQES, encoded by the coding sequence ATGGCGCAAACTTTAGCAACCCCCGGCGTTTATATTGAAGAAAAAAATGCCTTTCCTAATTCTGTTGCCGGTATTCCTACTGCTATTCCGGCATTCATTGGATATACCGAAAAAGCAATAAGAGAAGGAGAGTCTTTAATCAACCAGCCGGTAAGAATCACATCTCTTGCGGAATACCACAGCATTTTTGGTGCAGGAGTAAAAACCACATTTAGTATTCAGCAGAGTCAGGGAGCATCTTTTGATTTCCAGGTAGACGGTGCATCTTACAAGCTTGTTCAGGACAGTGAATCAAGATTTCTTTTTTATGATTCATTGAGATTGTTCTTTGCAAACGGAGGTGGAACTTGCTACATTGTTTCTGTTGGTACTTATTATAAAGCAGAATCTAGTCAGTCAGAGGATGATTTCTACAGCTCTGGTTCAGGACCAAAACTAAATTCAATTTCTAAAAAAGCTTTGGAAGATGGTCTTACAGCCTTGATCAGTGAAGAAGAACCTACTATGGTAGTCATTCCTGAAGCGGTTGAATTGGAAGAAGGTGATTGCTTCGCTCTTCAACAGGCGATTATTGCTCATTGCGGTTACAAAATGAAGAACAGATTTGCTATCCTGGATGTATTCAAAGGAACAGCAGCAAGAACTTATGACAGAAATGATGTCATCACTAGATTCAGAGAAGGTGTTGGTAGCAACTTCCTTGCTTATGGATCCGCTTATTACCCATTCCTTAACACATCAATTGTACAGAATGAAGAAGTAAGCTTTAAGAATATTTCAAATCTTGATGTTTTGGAAAGCCTTCTTAATAAAGAGGTCGATCGTTCTACGGATGATAAAAAGAAATCAGACGAAATAAAAGCTGAGATCAGGAAAATCTCGAATCCTGACGCAGATGCTGATGGTGTTAATCAGACATTAAAAGTTGTTAGCCCTGTATTCAAGTCTATCTTAACAAAAGTTAGAAACCTTCTGAACGTGCTTCCTCCAAGCCCTGCAATGGCTGGTATTTATACTGCTATCGACAATTCAAGAGGTGTATGGAAAGCTCCTGCCAATACTAGCATTGCTTCTGTTATTTCTCCTGTCGTAAAATTAACTCATGACGATCAGGAAGACCTGAACCTTACAGTAACAGGTAAATCAGTAAATGCGATTAGATCATTCATTGGTCAAGGCACAATAGTTTGGGGAGCAAGAACACTTGACGGAAACAGTCAGGATTGGAGATATATAAACGTAAGAAGGACTTTAATATTTATAGAGCAGTCTATCAAATATGCAGCTAAAGCTTATGTATATGAGCCTAACACTTCTAATACCTGGGTATTGGTTAAAAGCATGATCTCTTCATTCTTGAATGATCTATGGAAACTTGGTGGCTTGGTTGGAGCATCTCCTGAGCAGGCTTATCAGGTTGAGATTGGTCTTGGTTCAACAATGACTCCGAATGATGTTCTTGATGGTGTTATGAGGATATCCGTGAAAGTTGCGATCTCCAGACCTGCCGAGTTTATCGTGATCACATTCCAGCAAAAAATGCAGGAATCATAA
- a CDS encoding porin family protein → MNSIASKFLLTTFLVFISAIICQVSAQTSDCGQVLSKAQDIYKEGRISEIAELLEPCLNEGFTKQERVEAYRLLTLSNLYFNEREKAEKSMTLLLKSGPEYKLRPTDPNEFVQLYNSFRTTPYLLIGGKFGVNVSDIDIKRNFSYENSQMNIGDYNSKAGIQGGVFLQIPLYKRFSLLTEVLYTQKRFVFKERLFNYSTIELPETQTYFEVPILLNFNFGREKWVPYLNAGVSISYLAKSKMSPLRKDSLYIGGGREVKEGEIDVTSLRQRFNYNLILGAGIKVKDIIGRGYVFLDVRYCHGLNKLNDPDKRYSNNDLMYKYFYTDSDFKINSFQYSLGYSYPLYKPKLKRKTKEKYE, encoded by the coding sequence ATGAATTCAATAGCATCCAAATTTTTATTAACTACTTTTTTAGTTTTCATATCTGCAATTATATGTCAGGTTTCTGCCCAAACCAGTGATTGTGGACAAGTGCTTTCAAAAGCTCAGGATATATATAAAGAAGGTAGAATTTCTGAAATTGCAGAACTCCTGGAGCCATGCTTAAATGAAGGTTTTACAAAACAGGAAAGAGTCGAAGCATATAGGCTATTGACTTTATCAAATCTTTATTTTAATGAAAGAGAAAAAGCTGAAAAGTCTATGACACTCTTATTAAAAAGTGGACCTGAATATAAATTAAGACCAACAGATCCTAATGAGTTTGTCCAGCTTTATAATAGCTTCAGAACTACACCGTATTTATTGATCGGGGGAAAGTTTGGGGTAAATGTTTCGGATATAGATATCAAAAGAAATTTTAGCTATGAAAATTCTCAAATGAATATTGGGGATTATAATTCAAAAGCGGGTATTCAGGGTGGAGTTTTTTTACAGATTCCTTTATACAAAAGATTTTCATTGCTAACAGAGGTATTGTATACGCAAAAGAGGTTTGTTTTTAAAGAAAGACTTTTTAATTATTCAACTATTGAGCTGCCGGAAACTCAAACCTATTTTGAAGTTCCAATACTTCTTAATTTTAACTTTGGAAGAGAAAAATGGGTACCTTATTTAAATGCCGGTGTTTCTATATCCTATCTGGCAAAATCCAAAATGTCACCGTTAAGAAAAGATTCTCTATATATAGGAGGAGGTCGTGAGGTAAAAGAAGGAGAGATTGATGTTACGAGCTTAAGGCAAAGATTTAATTATAACCTTATCCTGGGAGCTGGTATTAAAGTTAAGGATATTATTGGAAGGGGATATGTTTTTCTGGATGTGAGATATTGTCATGGTTTGAACAAACTAAATGATCCGGATAAAAGGTATTCTAACAATGATCTTATGTACAAGTATTTTTATACGGACAGTGATTTTAAGATAAATTCATTTCAGTATTCTTTAGGCTATTCATATCCTTTGTATAAACCGAAGTTGAAGAGAAAGACTAAAGAAAAGTATGAATGA
- a CDS encoding DUF5908 family protein yields the protein MAIEIKELIIKMTVSSSDNEKRPLQLEMPSSVKNKIVKECVDKVMQKLQSKIER from the coding sequence ATGGCAATAGAAATTAAAGAATTAATTATTAAAATGACGGTTTCCTCCTCTGATAATGAGAAGAGACCTTTGCAGTTGGAAATGCCTTCTTCTGTTAAAAATAAAATAGTAAAGGAATGTGTGGATAAAGTTATGCAAAAATTACAATCAAAGATAGAAAGATAG
- a CDS encoding glycosyl hydrolase family 18 protein, whose protein sequence is MRDLIDNTVDKKQGKVAEEKKKEETVKILKDSLQNLIAKRDSLKQEDPKVLDVAVQFDTTEFKKRNFSVKSRKPNFNLTSEEGWQKEFLITNNKVYKKNHKLDSTKHVFGWHPYWMGNAYKSYNFSLLSVIAYFSYELDPNTGSYFNIHEWKTTTLIDSAHAHGCKVVLSVTNFGTGNNGKFLSNISAQKTFINTLITLLREKNADGVNIDFEAISSSNRSDLTNFIIDLSSSLRASKKDYLITIALPAVDFDNVYEMQQLSKYVDMFVIMGYEFYGANSKVAGPVAPIKSGNVWWPYNLERAVDEYLIAGVPPGKLLLGLPYYGAEWQTKDLKFPSKVEAFVGYSMYRSIKNTHGELLCCDDEVSGSKFHVYRDDQNRYRQIWFEDKVSLSKKYDWIKEKKIGGVGIWALGYDNGHTELWELLADKFSLKEDSVLKPKVLKASVRKPRISWQMMLSYGMRILQNPRVLVTNPRPLFIVFGSLMGISIAGFLVLFRYGYRFKRYWKIILQGGISLVILILLGLIFFTLKYAGLREVAFLLGGFIIAGVLFLIFSRQFLVERDLP, encoded by the coding sequence TTGAGGGATCTTATAGATAATACTGTTGACAAAAAGCAAGGTAAGGTAGCTGAAGAAAAAAAGAAAGAAGAAACAGTTAAAATCCTCAAAGATTCATTACAAAATCTTATAGCTAAGAGAGATTCTCTCAAGCAAGAAGATCCCAAGGTTCTGGATGTAGCTGTTCAATTTGATACCACAGAATTTAAGAAGAGAAACTTTTCGGTTAAATCGAGAAAGCCTAATTTCAACCTCACAAGTGAAGAAGGCTGGCAGAAAGAATTTTTGATTACTAATAACAAGGTATACAAGAAAAATCATAAGTTAGACTCTACTAAGCATGTATTTGGCTGGCATCCCTATTGGATGGGGAATGCATATAAAAGTTATAACTTTTCTTTGTTATCTGTAATTGCCTATTTTAGTTATGAGCTGGACCCCAATACAGGTTCTTACTTTAATATCCATGAGTGGAAGACTACAACTCTGATTGATTCTGCACATGCTCATGGTTGTAAGGTGGTATTAAGTGTTACGAACTTTGGCACCGGAAATAATGGAAAATTTTTGTCCAATATTAGTGCTCAAAAAACCTTTATTAATACTCTGATTACCTTATTAAGAGAAAAAAATGCAGATGGTGTGAACATTGATTTTGAAGCCATTTCTTCATCTAACAGGTCTGATCTTACTAACTTTATCATAGATTTATCATCAAGCCTGAGAGCTTCCAAAAAGGATTATCTCATAACTATTGCTTTACCGGCTGTTGATTTTGATAACGTTTATGAAATGCAACAGCTCTCAAAGTATGTTGACATGTTCGTAATTATGGGGTATGAGTTTTATGGAGCAAACAGTAAGGTTGCAGGTCCGGTAGCTCCAATTAAAAGCGGCAATGTCTGGTGGCCGTATAATCTTGAAAGAGCAGTTGATGAGTATTTGATTGCTGGAGTTCCTCCTGGAAAACTACTTTTAGGATTACCGTATTACGGCGCGGAATGGCAAACTAAAGATCTGAAGTTTCCTAGTAAGGTAGAGGCTTTTGTTGGATATTCCATGTATAGAAGTATAAAAAATACACATGGTGAACTTTTATGTTGTGATGATGAAGTCAGTGGAAGTAAATTTCATGTATATAGGGACGACCAGAACAGGTACAGACAAATATGGTTTGAAGACAAAGTCTCATTGAGTAAAAAGTATGATTGGATAAAAGAGAAAAAAATCGGAGGTGTAGGTATTTGGGCATTGGGATATGATAATGGTCATACAGAGTTATGGGAATTATTGGCAGACAAATTTTCGTTAAAAGAAGACTCTGTGTTAAAACCAAAAGTCTTAAAAGCTTCTGTTAGAAAACCTAGAATCTCCTGGCAGATGATGTTGTCTTATGGTATGCGAATCCTTCAAAATCCGAGGGTGCTGGTAACAAACCCAAGACCTCTATTCATCGTATTCGGGTCACTAATGGGAATCAGTATTGCAGGATTTTTGGTATTGTTCAGATATGGTTATCGTTTTAAACGATATTGGAAAATTATTTTACAAGGTGGGATTTCATTGGTGATTCTTATACTTCTTGGCCTAATATTCTTTACTCTAAAATATGCAGGTTTGCGTGAAGTTGCATTTTTGTTAGGTGGATTTATAATAGCAGGAGTATTATTTCTTATTTTTAGCAGACAGTTTTTGGTTGAAAGAGATTTACCTTAA
- a CDS encoding phage tail protein — MATGTSTSKKKPSAGGTSKYYPPVGFHFRVRIVNTNDSSGLDSNFQEVSGISAEIPTEDFYEGGVNSFTYKLPKTMKYSPLQLKRGLVSSLSALGEWCKTTLINGFDQPIVTKDVVVSLLDEENEPLMSWKFIDAYPTKWSVSTFNAQNNDIVIESLELTYKRFEQVKV; from the coding sequence ATGGCAACTGGAACTTCAACTTCCAAGAAAAAACCTTCTGCTGGTGGAACATCTAAATATTACCCACCAGTTGGATTTCATTTCAGAGTTAGAATTGTTAATACCAATGACAGCTCTGGCTTAGATTCAAATTTTCAGGAGGTCTCAGGCATTTCTGCTGAAATACCAACTGAGGACTTTTATGAAGGAGGTGTGAATTCATTTACTTATAAGCTTCCTAAAACAATGAAATATTCACCTTTACAGCTAAAGAGAGGCTTAGTGTCCTCTCTTTCAGCTTTAGGTGAATGGTGTAAAACAACTTTGATTAATGGCTTTGACCAACCTATTGTTACCAAGGATGTTGTGGTAAGTTTGTTGGATGAAGAGAATGAACCGCTCATGTCCTGGAAGTTTATAGATGCATATCCCACAAAGTGGAGTGTATCGACTTTTAATGCCCAGAATAATGATATTGTTATCGAAAGCCTGGAACTAACTTATAAGCGATTTGAGCAGGTAAAGGTTTAA
- a CDS encoding GPW/gp25 family protein has protein sequence MKHKKTFLGVGWKFPPTFDKTSGSIMLVSEEEDIRESLFILLSTKPGERTMLPEYGCDLNKMIFESIDSSLITEMKGMIENAILYFEPRIILNEIDISQDKTNDGLLLIDVQYTIRKTNKRSNMVYPYYILEGNEARFRAVNTF, from the coding sequence ATGAAGCATAAAAAAACATTTTTGGGTGTTGGATGGAAGTTTCCTCCAACTTTTGATAAAACCTCTGGAAGTATAATGCTTGTTTCAGAAGAAGAAGATATCAGAGAAAGTCTTTTTATTCTATTGTCTACCAAACCAGGTGAAAGAACAATGCTTCCGGAATATGGATGTGACCTGAACAAAATGATTTTTGAGTCTATTGATAGCTCTCTGATTACTGAGATGAAAGGAATGATTGAAAATGCCATTCTTTATTTTGAACCAAGAATCATTTTGAATGAAATTGACATCAGTCAGGATAAAACAAATGATGGATTGTTGCTGATTGATGTACAATATACTATTAGAAAGACAAATAAAAGAAGTAACATGGTATATCCATATTATATTCTAGAAGGTAATGAAGCCCGCTTCAGGGCAGTGAATACTTTTTGA
- a CDS encoding CIS tube protein yields MAANQSGLTKMEIIGYKKSTFEDEHARFKVQFNPTTFKQEYAVEFVEDAPPGSTDSPQKLKKAPSKKLNMTLTLDATGVTGQAGTNGSKTIDIMEEIKAFKKATYDFIGSTHDIPFVKIIWGVNTFQGRLKNLTVTHTMFKSNGDPLRSTLEASFESSKEASKQAKEHDLQSPDLTHLRTVKIGDTLPLMCNEIYNDCSLYLKVAKFNNLVDFRNLEPGTEIIFPPIV; encoded by the coding sequence ATGGCTGCAAATCAAAGTGGATTGACTAAGATGGAAATAATCGGCTATAAAAAGTCGACCTTTGAAGATGAGCATGCCAGATTTAAGGTCCAGTTTAATCCAACTACTTTCAAACAGGAATATGCTGTTGAATTTGTTGAAGATGCACCCCCAGGTTCTACTGATAGTCCGCAAAAGCTAAAAAAAGCTCCTTCAAAAAAGCTGAATATGACTCTTACTCTTGATGCTACAGGAGTGACAGGTCAAGCGGGGACAAATGGAAGTAAAACCATAGATATAATGGAAGAAATTAAAGCCTTTAAAAAAGCAACATATGATTTTATAGGCTCAACACATGATATACCATTTGTAAAGATAATCTGGGGTGTAAATACATTTCAGGGAAGATTGAAAAATCTTACTGTGACCCACACTATGTTCAAGTCAAATGGAGATCCTTTAAGAAGTACTTTAGAAGCTTCATTTGAAAGTTCAAAAGAAGCTTCTAAGCAGGCAAAGGAGCATGATCTTCAATCTCCTGATTTAACACATTTAAGAACCGTAAAAATTGGGGATACATTACCTTTAATGTGTAATGAAATTTATAATGATTGTTCTCTTTACTTAAAAGTAGCGAAGTTTAACAACCTGGTAGATTTTCGTAATCTTGAACCTGGTACCGAGATTATTTTTCCTCCAATAGTATGA
- a CDS encoding DUF4255 domain-containing protein, translated as MIYSVLNIIGERLNFYLKNRFALGEDKVILSNIVNQDGSLAITESDKVVITLVNIQEETITSRLNSTVNMARPINLNIYVMCSAYFTDKNYPEALKFLSATLSFFQANCVFTHSNTPDLNRNIEKLTFEIVNQDLQNQSHLWGTLGGKYLPSILYKVRMVTVQEGNFEDDYTRVSGFSSII; from the coding sequence ATGATATATTCAGTACTAAATATAATTGGAGAACGACTCAATTTTTATCTAAAAAACAGATTTGCCTTAGGTGAAGATAAAGTCATTTTATCTAACATAGTAAATCAGGATGGAAGTCTTGCTATTACTGAGTCAGATAAAGTCGTAATTACTTTAGTCAATATTCAGGAAGAAACTATAACCAGCAGATTAAATTCTACTGTTAATATGGCAAGACCAATTAATCTGAATATTTATGTTATGTGTTCTGCTTATTTTACAGATAAGAACTACCCGGAAGCTTTAAAGTTTTTATCAGCTACTTTAAGTTTTTTTCAGGCCAACTGTGTATTCACCCATAGCAATACTCCTGATTTAAATCGAAACATTGAGAAGCTGACTTTTGAAATAGTAAATCAGGATTTGCAAAATCAAAGTCATTTGTGGGGGACCCTGGGAGGTAAATATCTTCCTTCAATATTATATAAAGTCAGAATGGTGACTGTTCAGGAAGGTAATTTTGAAGATGACTATACCAGGGTTTCAGGCTTTAGCAGTATCATATAA
- a CDS encoding PAAR domain-containing protein, protein MPLAARAGDMHTCPMMTPGTPPIPHVGGPVMPPGCMTVLIGGMPAARLGDMCTCVGPPDSIVKGSATVLIGGMPAARMGDSTAHGGSIVLGCPTVMIGG, encoded by the coding sequence ATGCCTTTAGCAGCCAGAGCAGGAGATATGCATACTTGCCCTATGATGACGCCAGGTACCCCACCTATCCCTCATGTTGGAGGTCCTGTAATGCCACCTGGGTGTATGACTGTATTAATAGGTGGGATGCCTGCTGCAAGATTAGGCGACATGTGTACATGTGTAGGTCCTCCGGATAGTATTGTTAAAGGGTCTGCAACAGTCTTGATCGGAGGTATGCCAGCTGCCAGAATGGGTGATTCAACAGCGCATGGTGGGTCTATAGTTTTAGGTTGTCCAACTGTAATGATCGGAGGTTAA